The following is a genomic window from Bradysia coprophila strain Holo2 chromosome IV unlocalized genomic scaffold, BU_Bcop_v1 contig_5, whole genome shotgun sequence.
CCTTCACACAACGAAACTATCCACAAAACATATCCACAAATTCTACTGTATCAATGTTGTGATGAAAGTGGCGCCGTACGTAAGTCGCTCCTATCGATGTGTCCGAATTGCTTGTGTTTGACCAAACTTCGAAAAATCATACTAGAAAGTATGACGATGCTGCTAATTCCAACGTCAGGCGAACGGTTTTTCAAAACAGATGTCGTAACGAACGCAGCACCGAGTCGACTCGGGAAATCTGCTTAACTATGCAACAGACAACAATGACCGTGCTGAGATCATGTTACTAAACGGAAACGTATACATGAAAAACTTGGACAGCGAAATCGGACAAACGAAAAAGGCATCATCGATACAAAGTCGCTTACAAGACGAAAGCGTACCGTAACACAGAATgaatacgaaaaattaagCATCATGGCGAGCGTCCAAGACTTACCAACAGCCAAATACATCTATCAAAACAATAAGTCGTTTCACGAAAACAGGCTCAAATATGGACTGCAAATGGAAAAGGTTTTCTGAGGCGATACATAGTTCGTTTCCGGTAAATTTAAACGGTGTTGGAATGAAAACTTTCCAAGAAATTCATAATAGTTCCCCTGTAACACTTGGAAAACATGGTGTCGTTATCACCACATCATTTCCAGAAAAGATAGATAATCAAATACTACGCTGCTACCGTACGGTGGACTTGGATCGATATTCTCCATCAAGAAATTACTGTTTGATGAAACACTGACAATGCGATAACTACACGTTGTACACCTAATCTAATGTGCCAGTGGAAATAACTGAAGGTGACATCATACAACTTCGGTAAGGCCATTGTACGGATAAATGACGAtctgtaaattttttaatacTACCAAAAATAGTAACATTCACATATCTATCACACTCACACATCTACTAACTTTTTAGAGGTTACTCTTTCTGTCCAACATACTCCCATCTAATCCTCCTCATTCTTATTCCAGACATGAAAATTCGGATGATGATTCTATGACAATTTTACAGTTAATGTCAAAAACAAACTGCGGTGCGtcatttacaattaaaatcaaacgtTTCCAGATCGCCGTTTGGCCACGAAAACGTTGACCGCAAATCAATGTAGTCTAGCGCCATCTccccggtgaaaaaaaaaacgtatctGGACATATAACTGCAACGAGAcgactcatccagtctcgcaCAATATAGCGAAATAATATTCGAAAAGAGCCTACTCGTCCGTCCTACGGTATTCTCATTTGTTCATCCGAAATTGTTTTAGcaaaaagaaatatattttgagaCCGAATTGAGAATTCCAGCAATTTTGAGACTGGAATTAGACAGTTGAGAATACGTATTTCGTGGTCTCATGAGATCGACATTTTCACTGGGGCTTTGATTAGTGTCGACGAGATCTTTCATTTAAGCGGCATTACAACGTCATGGAAAATCCATCCCCAgaaaaatacatgaaaaatcGTTCACAAACCTGAAAAACCCCTGTAAAATGGCATTTAGTGGCTACTAAAACAAAATACAGATTTTTCCTGGAGTAATAGCCTATcacgttttcatttttatgcccaatggccaccctgaggttcctttAAACCTCATGGAGATCTGGTGTCTACTTTACgagttatttttttaaaatatttcatttattatcaTCCCTTATTTTTGGTGCATGGGATACAAAAGGTGGAgtacataaatattttaggTTCTCTGTGGTACataaatcatgtccggagcgttagcggaggacttgacgcagtctaacttccaaaaaaagaacaaagaaaattttttgagacgcggcacccagggcctattatttgggaatcgattttgggaatatttgagaatatttgagaatatttgggaatatttgggaattttgggaatatttgggaatttttggaaatatttgggaatttttgggaataattaggaattaattccaaaaaattgatccTTTTGAATACATTCTGCCAAAATGTtaggtttctttttttgtattgttatcAACCAGGTTTTATGATTCGTGTCTAAATGCCACTGGCATTTAATGACATCCatcagaagttttttttagagggtattcttttgaatttcgactgaccgaaatcagccccatttttttcggaactttctTATATGTAGTGGTATAAGAAAGTACCGGAAAAAATGGGgctgatttcggtcagtcgaaattcaaaagaaagcTAAGAGTAGCTGTTCACGAGGGACTTAGGAATATACAGCGACATTACAGCAGGTATTTTCTATCGTATACATTTCTTCAATCTTCtacttcccaaatattcccaaatattcccaaaaattcccaaatattcccaaatattcccaaatattcccaaatatttccaaatattcccaaatatttctaaatattcccaaatattcccaaaaatttggaacctcggtCGTAATGTGCTtgacgtgattaggcaatgtcaATGCATATTCCTTATGAACAAAGtgttattttcattgcacttaaCACTTAAGTCTTTTGGGGTTCCTCCATCGGCTTAAAACAGGtcattttgtgtattaaaACGTTTATAAGGATAATATCCACTGatcattcaaatatttaaagggTAGTTCCTGAGTGAAAAGACATCTGCGTCTCTACAGACGACTTCTTCAATTCAGTtcaatatttgggaatttttgggaatatttgagaatatttgtgaattttgtgaattttgggaattaattcccaaataataggccctggcggcaactatatataggcgagaatttaagtttctttcctttggcctgtatcaccacaaatcctattctatcttatttgcgcttcaaatacgagcaaaacgagctatcactcgactatgtagctttaaaattaccggagatacatcgttttgaaattgccacttttcatagaaaatacaccaaattcacttttcccaaacaatcaaaatctttcaacttactctgtatgtttctatctatctatctatctgtctatctgtgtatctatcgacggacgatctcggaaactagttagccaatctccatgaaattttgcaggaacctcagggtgggcataaaaatgaaattgtgacacgccattaccccaggaaaaaccaaccagaattttgttttattggcctcgaagtggcttctgagtgtggtttacgagggtcgggaacgcgttttcggctgtagcttagctgtattgaaacctacagaggcgtgcatcaaatgaaaggtattcgtaacacgattcgaacaaaaaaataattaaaaaaatcgggtcagattcgtttgagctagagtgattagagtgaccaaattttgagctactcgagcgtaggatgaaaggactaatatttttttgggttatgaaagatagagagttactttcttcggcaaagtctcagagttttacgagtagaacagaggggcatatgtgaaaaatgtcgaaagttggaaatgggtgggtcaattatgtttttagaggtatttcttgaatggtggcagatagagagttactttcttcggcaaagtctcagagttttacgagtagaaaagaagggcatttgtgaaaaatgtcgaaagttggaaatgggtgcgtcaATTGggattttggagatatttcttgaatggtggcagatagagaattactttcttcgtcaaattttcgaatttcgtcaaattttcgattttcgtcaaatttcgtcaagttttcgaatttcgtcaaattttcgattttcgtcaaattttcgaattttgtcaaaattttgattttcgtcaaattttcgaatttcgtcaaattttcaaattttgccaaatttcataatttctgttataaactgttataaaagaCTTCtgaaacgactgatatccaaataaaaatctcgtcgagaaaagtgtgaaacagattttcgaatttcgtcaaattttcgaatttcgtcaaattttctatttttgtcaaatttacgattttcgtcaaattttcgaatttcgtcaaatttagtcaaattttgtcaaaattttgattttcgtcaaattttcgaatttcgtcaaattatgtaaaattttgtcaaaattttcgaatttcgtcaaattttcgattttcgccaaattttcaaatttcgtcaaattttgtcaaaattttgattttcgtcaaattttcgaatttcgtcaaattatgtaaaattttgtcaaaattttcgaatttcgtcaaattttcgaatttcgtcaaattttcgaatttcgtcaaattttcgaatttcgtcaaattttcgaatttcgtcaaattttcgaattttgtcaaaattttgattttcgtcaaattttcgaatttcgtcaaatttttaaattttgccaaatttcctaatttctgttataaactgttataaaaaacAGTGTTCTAagacttctaaaacgactgatatcccaacaaaaatctcttcgagaaaagtgtgacgcagtctttgaagtacaatttctaaaatgaatgatatcgctagagttgacgctttcagcttcgttacgcaaaaattaaattttacacccaattttagttcaaacaagctggcttagtttttctcatcatctgccaaataatttttaccaaaaaaaaaatttgactggaaacaaccaaaaaaatctgcgtcgcaaagtggcaaatgttcaggaacagaccagcaagaaaattttcatgtgtcggggccgaaaatgagggagttttgagatttttctctggttttcgaccccttacatgaaaatttttttgagtatctgttttggacgattgtttttaggcaatttcgcgagttgtagcccgaacgaagtgagatacacaaataactattatctgccacatgcgacgcagatttttttggtaaaattttggttgtttccagtcaaatttttttttggtaaaaattatttggcagatgatgagaaaaactaagccagcttgtttgaactaaaattgggtgtaaaatttaatttttgcgtaacgaagctgaaagcgtcaactctagcgatatcattcattttagaaattgtacttcaaagactgcgtcacacttttctcgaagagatttttgttgggataaatACAATATTATGGTAAACAATACATTAACGTAGCACTTATTATATAACAAAGTATTTGCATAAGAGTttgtctaaaaaaaacatagctaacgccgacccgtacgaaacacctattcgtatcaaaagcctttaatgtgaaactcttcatttctcttacttcattttcttatctgctgaaaaactattcttccttttaaatcacttacattatccactctttgccttgttatcatatacaattaaattgccggaggcaatatagacagccccgtacgaagtcaaatttcataaattcctatttaaacagctatataccgctatatttacctatatttcactgtaaataaacatttcacagaggaatatgctattatatagctctatatgcctgtatatagctcaatatagctgtatatagatatatatatagatgtccatatatggaatccctgaaacccctcacacttaacaaattatttccatgttaacagaaactctctaagcatcatttttcccactttatatcacttttaataaaatccaatatgtccgccggcagccattttgttaggaaaccgaaaatagtaccgacgctttacattcgttaatacctttcaaacaaaaaaaaatcatgaaattcggtcaaaatttactcgagatattgacaaaatactccacgttcactgtacggccgagtagccagataagagctcactccaagagacctagctcacgctccggagaacataatttcataaacttttttttccctgattggtacggtcaatacctatctaataaagctaaaacgaacgaaatatgttcaaatttggccgacctacaagcaaaaactgcttgccgccctgtgcacgtttcacaccaaggggtctaactcacaagtcggtcatccgatttccataaactttttttttgtcgatcggtattgtaaatatctttcattcgatgtatcatttacgagATGCCTTGggatacttgtcaaaatatttgtttctctttcatcataacactctatagaaTTATTATGCGAATGAAGAAGTGGCGGAAATCGTCATTCGTTTCTGTGCTGCCGGTCGGTAAGGATAAATAGTTTGGCTGGAGGAGTGATGTTGAGGCCCCCAGTTGTTGTTTTGCTTACTCAAATGAccataaatgaaaacaatttagttgttgttgtcgatGCCTTGCATTCGACCGGAGTGACTACTCTATAGAAAATAGAAAGCTTGAATGTTGTATCGCCCATTTGAAAGGGCACGTGTTATTTTTCCAGGGATTATTGAACAAGGCCCAACTTTGTCCTGTCTTAGAAGTTCttaccaaggctgtaaactttggggaaggtcacgcagatacagatacgcgggttacacaccacacttGATGATATCATAGCGGATTTCCTACAGAAATTCACCTACCGTGATGATTGTCATCGCCGTGataatgtggtgaattttttgtgtatgtaaaatcatcagacgtggtgtgttcccgcgtatctaataaaatggcggtctgcgtgacctccccgaaagtttacagccttggttcCTACAAGTTTTATCTTCTGTTACAACGTTACAAGAATATAACCGTTGGAgctcaaattcaaatatttttatttcgaaatttcatcGACTTGACACATCGGTTGTATACCAACCGCAAAAAGTCAAACTGTCACCGCAACTGTCATTGGAAAACACATTGCATTGTTTTCTTCAGTTTGAGttgtaattttttcaatttctcaaCGAAATGCCTCAAGGAAAACTCAAGCAAAAGACCAAGGTCCCCAATTCAGTCAAGGCCAAAAAGAAAGGCAGTGCATTCACCACCAGAGCACGTAAGTGACAGTGTAAGAATACGAAATACTGAACGAAATCTCTAAATCAATTAACACAAATGTTACAGGCGCTCcaattcaaccgaaaaaacataaatttgctgaGCAACAAAAACTGAAACAAATTGTGTCCAAGTCAGTGAACAAGTCGGTTGAACAGGAAATGAGAAGTCGAGCGAAGGAGGGACACCTTAATTTGAGTAAAGCACAACTAGCGGTTGCTAAACATCACAAGGACAAATCTGATGCTGTAAAGACGGAGGAGTCAGCGATGGAATAGACTGTTTTGTGTTATGTGACTGTTgtaaatgaagtaaatttctattaaaaaatatatttccgaAAATCTGCGCATTTCTTTTGTCTCTTTCGTTTCCAGAACGTATCAGTCAACTTCACACTTGACTAAATCTGCCCTATCACGTACTAAGGTTAAACGATAAAGGACTCCACATAtgcgatttttcgttttttttttagttttttttttcttcgttaatCATGGTGCTGCTAATACTGAGCAATGAAGGGTTCCTAGAGCTCTAAGATGAACTCAAAACTTTTGGTATTCTGAAGTCTTAGAAATTAACAGAAGTTTCAAAATGAAGGAACTCACGACATAGTTACGACAATTTTGAATACCT
Proteins encoded in this region:
- the LOC119071615 gene encoding uncharacterized protein LOC119071615 — its product is MPQGKLKQKTKVPNSVKAKKKGSAFTTRARAPIQPKKHKFAEQQKLKQIVSKSVNKSVEQEMRSRAKEGHLNLSKAQLAVAKHHKDKSDAVKTEESAME